One Neorhizobium sp. NCHU2750 genomic window carries:
- a CDS encoding response regulator: MNKKSASHFSNGFLGLDYGVALGLVGTLVFFVISGLVSFYNLQALDDGNQRIVRTHVAIVALDELLSRVQDAETGQRGFLLTFNDSYLGPYNAALQAIPAKFDDIDRLTADNSGQGQRLATLKRRVAAKLDELQQTIDLRRSQGLDAAMAVVNTDRGKEEMDAIRAQIAAMAQREGEARVQRIAEMKSAQQTALASTMLSGLLGVMLTLAIGFLIRRATIARRREEWLQSGQVELAAAMMGDQPIEQLGNSILEFLVRYVGGVAGAAFVGTSDVFQRVAAYGVPDATALPARFRQREGLLGQAAAEGRPMVFGEVPDGYLSFGSALGQHKPGHIAIFPGVLDGDVNSVIEIGFLRAIDPLVETFLARASEAVAIAVRSATYRSELQNLLEETQRQSEELQTQSEELRVSNEELEEQGRALKESQTRLEQQQAELEQTNSQLEQQTQELEAQRDNLERVNASVELKARELEQASQYKSDFLANMSHELRTPLNSSLILAKLLADNPDENLTADQVKYAQTIQSSGNDLLNLINDILDLSKIEAGHVEIRPEAVVVERVANNLRQMFQPLVTDKNLDFAVELAADIPVAIETDPLRLEQVLKNLLSNAIKFTGSGRVTLSIRPAGAGRISFAVTDTGIGIAADQQQRIFEAFHQADGTISRRYGGTGLGLSISRQLVRLLGGSIDLTSRPGEGSTFTVTVPEAYDPSFVVPRDATPRVAAVTVGTQPPVGPERHQPARPALTVEDDRATLSSTKRVLLVIEDDASFAAIVRDLSREMGFQSLVAGTAEEALRLAKEYKPSAVILDVGLPDQSGLAVLDRLKHDVETRHIPIHMISAEDHTETAFSLGAVGYVVKPVMREQLVEVLEKLEDKLSQNVRRILIVEDDPVQSDAVARLLGSRGVETVTAGTAAECLELLKDQTFDCMVLDLALPDASGYSLLETLSQESAYAFPPVIVYTGRELSQDDEQRLRRYSKSIIIKGAKSPERLLDEVSLFLHQVIAELPDEQQKMIRKARNRDSILEGRRILVVEDDVRNVYALTNILEPRGAIVTIARNGQEAITALEKASQPDAPMVDLVLMDVMMPVMDGLTATREIRNNPAWKKLPILTLTAKAMPDDQQRCIEAGANDYMAKPLDVEKLLSLVRVWMPK, from the coding sequence ATGAACAAAAAATCCGCATCCCACTTTTCAAATGGCTTTCTCGGGCTCGATTACGGCGTAGCTCTCGGATTGGTCGGAACTCTCGTCTTTTTCGTGATAAGCGGGCTGGTGTCGTTCTATAATCTTCAGGCTTTGGATGATGGCAATCAACGTATCGTCCGAACTCACGTTGCAATTGTGGCGCTCGACGAGTTGCTGTCGCGGGTTCAGGATGCTGAGACAGGCCAACGCGGCTTTCTTTTAACCTTCAACGATAGCTATCTCGGGCCATATAACGCCGCGCTGCAGGCGATCCCCGCCAAGTTCGACGACATAGACCGACTAACGGCTGACAATTCTGGGCAGGGGCAGCGGCTCGCGACATTAAAACGGCGCGTCGCTGCCAAGCTCGATGAGTTGCAGCAAACGATTGACCTGAGACGCAGCCAGGGGCTGGATGCCGCAATGGCAGTCGTGAATACCGACCGTGGCAAGGAAGAGATGGACGCGATCCGGGCGCAGATTGCAGCTATGGCGCAACGGGAGGGCGAGGCCCGTGTCCAGCGGATTGCCGAAATGAAGAGCGCCCAGCAGACCGCACTCGCAAGCACGATGTTATCTGGCCTGCTTGGTGTTATGCTAACCCTTGCTATCGGCTTCCTGATCCGGCGCGCGACTATTGCTCGCCGGCGCGAAGAGTGGCTGCAATCCGGCCAGGTCGAGCTCGCTGCCGCTATGATGGGCGACCAGCCGATCGAGCAATTGGGCAACAGCATCTTGGAGTTCCTGGTGCGATATGTCGGCGGTGTCGCGGGGGCAGCATTCGTCGGGACCAGCGACGTGTTTCAGCGTGTGGCGGCTTACGGTGTGCCTGACGCGACGGCTCTACCCGCCCGCTTCCGTCAGCGCGAGGGACTTTTGGGTCAGGCAGCGGCGGAAGGTCGGCCGATGGTGTTCGGTGAGGTGCCTGACGGCTATCTTTCTTTCGGCTCCGCGCTCGGCCAACACAAACCCGGTCACATCGCGATCTTTCCCGGCGTCCTCGATGGCGACGTCAATTCGGTGATTGAAATCGGCTTTCTGCGCGCCATCGACCCGCTTGTCGAGACCTTCCTCGCGCGGGCGTCCGAAGCAGTTGCGATTGCCGTGCGTTCTGCCACTTATCGAAGCGAATTGCAGAACCTACTAGAAGAAACCCAGCGCCAGTCCGAAGAGCTTCAGACGCAGAGCGAAGAACTGCGGGTGTCCAACGAAGAGCTCGAAGAGCAGGGGCGTGCGCTGAAAGAATCTCAGACACGCCTGGAACAACAACAGGCAGAGCTCGAGCAGACAAACTCGCAGCTCGAACAGCAGACGCAGGAACTGGAAGCGCAGCGCGATAATCTCGAACGCGTAAACGCCTCGGTCGAGCTCAAAGCTAGAGAACTGGAGCAGGCGAGCCAGTACAAATCCGATTTCCTCGCCAACATGTCGCATGAACTGAGAACGCCGCTCAATTCATCGCTGATCCTGGCCAAGCTGCTGGCCGACAATCCTGATGAGAACCTGACGGCCGACCAAGTCAAGTATGCCCAGACGATCCAGTCCTCCGGCAATGACCTCCTCAACCTGATCAACGACATCCTCGACCTCTCCAAGATCGAGGCAGGCCATGTCGAAATCAGGCCGGAGGCCGTAGTCGTGGAACGCGTTGCCAATAACCTTCGCCAGATGTTCCAACCGCTGGTGACTGATAAAAATCTCGATTTCGCCGTTGAACTCGCTGCGGATATTCCGGTCGCGATCGAGACGGATCCGCTCCGATTGGAACAGGTGCTGAAAAACCTGCTTTCGAACGCCATCAAGTTTACTGGTTCGGGACGTGTGACATTGTCGATTAGGCCCGCGGGCGCGGGACGCATCTCCTTTGCCGTGACAGACACGGGCATCGGGATTGCAGCCGATCAGCAACAACGGATTTTCGAGGCATTCCACCAAGCCGACGGCACAATCAGCAGACGATATGGCGGGACAGGCTTGGGTCTATCCATTTCACGCCAGCTTGTGCGGCTACTCGGCGGCTCCATCGATCTTACCAGCCGGCCAGGAGAAGGCAGCACGTTCACGGTCACTGTGCCAGAGGCCTATGACCCGTCTTTTGTCGTGCCGAGGGATGCGACACCTCGTGTGGCCGCGGTGACAGTTGGAACGCAGCCTCCGGTCGGACCAGAACGTCACCAACCTGCTCGACCGGCGCTTACCGTCGAAGACGATCGCGCCACTTTGAGCAGCACCAAGAGAGTTCTTCTCGTCATCGAAGACGACGCGTCCTTCGCGGCGATCGTCAGAGACCTCTCACGAGAAATGGGCTTCCAGTCTCTGGTCGCCGGCACAGCTGAAGAAGCACTGCGGCTTGCAAAGGAATATAAGCCTAGCGCCGTCATCCTGGACGTCGGTCTTCCCGACCAGTCGGGCCTTGCGGTCCTTGATCGCCTGAAGCACGATGTCGAGACCCGACACATTCCGATCCACATGATCTCGGCTGAAGATCATACGGAGACCGCCTTCTCGCTGGGCGCTGTCGGCTATGTTGTCAAGCCCGTCATGCGAGAGCAACTGGTGGAAGTGCTCGAAAAGCTAGAAGACAAGCTGTCCCAGAATGTGCGTCGCATTCTCATCGTCGAGGACGATCCTGTACAAAGCGATGCCGTCGCGAGACTTCTGGGTTCGCGTGGCGTGGAGACGGTGACGGCGGGAACGGCGGCCGAGTGCCTGGAGCTGCTCAAGGACCAGACATTCGATTGCATGGTGCTCGATCTCGCGCTGCCCGACGCTTCAGGGTATTCGCTGCTTGAAACTCTGAGCCAGGAAAGCGCCTACGCTTTTCCTCCGGTGATCGTTTACACGGGCCGTGAGCTTTCCCAAGACGACGAGCAGCGACTGAGGCGCTATTCAAAGTCCATCATCATCAAAGGCGCCAAGTCGCCAGAGCGCCTGCTAGATGAGGTGAGCCTCTTTTTGCACCAGGTTATCGCAGAGCTACCGGACGAGCAGCAGAAGATGATCCGCAAGGCGCGTAACCGCGATTCCATTCTCGAGGGCCGCCGTATTCTCGTCGTGGAAGATGATGTCCGCAACGTGTATGCTTTGACCAACATCCTCGAGCCTCGAGGCGCGATCGTCACGATTGCCCGCAACGGTCAAGAAGCAATCACTGCTTTGGAGAAGGCCTCCCAGCCTGATGCTCCCATGGTCGATCTCGTGTTGATGGACGTAATGATGCCGGTCATGGACGGTCTGACCGCAACGCGAGAGATCCGCAATAACCCGGCGTGGAAGAAGTTGCCGATCCTGACGCTGACGGCGAAGGCGATGCCCGACGACCAGCAACGCTGCATTGAGGCGGGAGCCAACGACTACATGGCCAAGCCGCTCGACGTAGAGAAGCTGTTGTCCCTAGTGCGGGTGTGGATGCCGAAATGA